Proteins from one Aquila chrysaetos chrysaetos chromosome 5, bAquChr1.4, whole genome shotgun sequence genomic window:
- the CDC42EP4 gene encoding cdc42 effector protein 4 yields MPILKQLVSNSAHSKRRSRADLTAEMISAPLGDFRHTMHVGRAGDAFGDTSFLTSKAGEPGPEVGEEPGASKPSLLSRRFRSSKRSQSVTRGDRRDMLGSLRDSALFVKNAVSLPQLNEKEVDRSAGQLPKSLSSSPVKKLPEEVSPEEQQRPNGAAAGPLSPGLDERDFGDITELPVVVAKSGAGMKHAESIMSFHIDLGPSMLGDVLSIMDKEQWDQDEDPEVEESREEEADAALPGSPAAAAAALPSQSPPRGAGGRCPRDSSSASSCASGPEERSPVPGPPSQRGGPPKRPDKEFSFADEDDDEIRV; encoded by the coding sequence ATGCCGATCCTCAAGCAACTCGTCTCCAACTCTGCCCACTCCAAGCGGCGCTCGCGGGCCGACCTGACGGCCGAAATGATCAGCGCGCCTCTGGGGGACTTTCGCCACACCATGCACGTGGGGCGAGCGGGGGACGCCTTTGGGGACACCTCCTTCCTCACCAGCAAGGCGGGGGAGCCGGGGCCAGAGGTTGGCGAAGAGCCGGGTGCCTCCAAACCCAGCCTGCTGTCCCGCCGCTTCCGCAGCAGCAAGCGCTCGCAGTCGGTGACGCGAGGTGACCGGCGGGACATGCTGGGTTCGCTGCGGGATTCGGCGCTCTTCGTGAAGAACGCCgtctccctgccccagctcaaCGAGAAGGAGGTGGACAGGAGCGCGGGGCAGCTGCCCAAGagcctctcctccagccccgtCAAGAAGCTGCCCGAGGAGGTGAGCCCCGAAGAGCAGCAGCGCCCGAacggggcggccgccgggccgCTGAGTCCCGGCTTGGATGAGCGTGACTTCGGGGACATCACGGAGCTGCCCGTCGTGGTGGCCAAGAGCGGGGCGGGCATGAAACACGCCGAGTCCATCATGTCCTTCCACATCGACCTGGGGCCCTCCATGCTCGGGGACGTCCTCAGCATCATGGATAAGGAGCAGTGGGACCAGGATGAAGACCCCGAGGTAGAGGAGAGCCGCGAGGAGGAGGCGGATGCCGCCCTGCCCGGttccccggcggcggcggcggcagccctGCCAAGCCAGAGCCCACCCCGCGGTGCCGGCGGCCGCTGCCCCAGGGACAGCAGTTCGGCATCCAGCTGCGCCTCGGGGCCGGAGGAGCGCAGCCCCGTTCCCGGGCCACCGAGCCAACGGGGGGGCCCCCCGAAACGCCCCGACAAGGAGTTCTCGTTCGCCGACGAAGACGATGACGAGATCAGAGTATAA
- the CPSF4L gene encoding putative cleavage and polyadenylation specificity factor subunit 4-like protein, with protein sequence MQELVAGVEKIRFDLEADVEQQRGAQPLPFPGMDSMRCPFRHVGGEKTVVCKHWLRGLCKKGDGCNFLHEYDATKMPECYFFSKFGECSNKDCPFLHTDATTSTVGCPWYDRGFCRQGPLCKYKHTRRVMCANYLIGFCPEGPKCKFMHLKPGLMTSSMDPSKVMQGRSYAVLS encoded by the exons ATGCAGGAGCTGGTGGCTGGTGtggagaagatcaggtttgacTTGGAGGCTGATGTGGAGCAGCAGCGAGGAGCTCAGCCCCTGCCCTTCCCGGGTATGGACA GCATGCGGTGCCCTTTCCGACACGTCGGCGGGGAGAAGACGGTGGTGTGCAAGCACTGGCTGCGTGGGCTCTGCAAGAAGGGCGATGGATGCAACTTTCTGCACGAGTACGACGCGACCAAGATGCCCGAGTGCTATTTCTTCTCCAAGTTTG GCGAGTGCAGCAACAAGGACTGTCCCTTCCTCCACACTGATGCCACCACCAGCACCGTGGGTTGTCCCTGGTATGACCGTGGTTTCTGCAGGCAAG GTCCCCTGTGCAAGTATAAGCACACGCGGCGGGTGATGTGTGCCAACTACCTCATCGGCTTCTGCCCGGAAGGACCCAAGTGCAAATTCATGCA CCTCAAGCCCGGGCTGATGACAAGCAGCATGGATCCATCCAAGGTGATGCAGGGAAGGTCCTATGCTGTTCTCTCTTGA
- the C5H17orf80 gene encoding uncharacterized protein C17orf80 homolog isoform X2, protein MAAAPAGKELCPYCHRPFKRLRSHLPHCKAAPGSATGSAPGLGPGPGLGPAAGPSAPGSGSGSDGAGLAAAGQGAGSRPRVGKSGKRLPSSSVGQGLAGAVPREAAAGRAEKDAAAWKGQKVAAEQGGRSSPGLCHQSNRGRAEQKVEPAVQEVAASLDLLPEEVKDIPKKLSKGVKIVIEKHRARVIREKSGSRGRDASAGSHGTHRSPVEGPDRGSAADRADAAQPDPQEGITVPDTAKTETCGLGAMENKSVSSKGEKGSSLKATKIPTLQDPPEAECRSSPSDLVQQEATDKTVTEEKQMYLEVGVEYKAPFSALHTKSLHLSAIEGFRGHNEGASKNYLTSIQKLRESKEQMAVVSEPILNARRDTELALHQFLLHTSKSQPICLSQASGRSRQAGAMGLEWFPDLYPNYDGLSIFPGKPFQEDMGITMKTARGNFSEGQQGNVRKVSAAEIYCTVRLNCPM, encoded by the coding sequence ATGGCGGCGGCACCGGCGGGGAAAGAGCTGTGCCCGTACTGCCACAGGCCCTTCAAACGGCTCCGCTCCCACCTCCCGCACTGCAAGGCCGCGCCCGGCTCAGCCACCGGTAGCGCCCCGGGGCtaggcccaggcccaggcctAGGCCCGGCCGCCGGGCCCTCCGCGCCCGGGAGCGGCTCTGGTTCGGACGGAGCCGGCCTCGCTGCCGCCGGGCAGGGGGCAGGTAGCAGGCCGCGGGTGGGTAAGAGCGGCAAACGGCTGCCCAGCTCCAgcgtggggcaggggctggccgGTGCGGTCCCCCGGGAAGCGGCGGCGGGACGCGCAGAGAAGGATGCGGCGGCCTGGAAGGGGCAGAAGGTCGCGGCCGAGCAGGGTGGAAGGTCCAGCCCTGGGCTTTGCCACCAATCCAACAGAGGCCGCGCAGAACAGAAGGTGGAACCCGCAGTACAGGAGGTAGCCGCGTCCCTTGATTTGCTCCCCGAGGAGGTTAAAGATATACCCAAAAAGCTGAGTAAAGGAGTGAAAATAGTAATAGAGAAGCACCGCGCCAGGGTGATCAGGGAGAAGAGCGGTTCCAGGGGCAGGGATGCTTCAGCAGGGAGCCACGGCACACACAGGTCACCTGTGGAAGGGCCGGATCGAGGCAGCGCTGCTGACCGCGCTGACGCAGCCCAGCCTGACCCACAGGAGGGAATAACTGTTCCAGATACTGCAAAAACAGAGACGTGCGGGCTTGGAGCCATGGAGAACAAGTCTGTGAGctcaaagggagaaaaaggcagTAGTTTAAAGGCAACGAAAATACCCACACTTCAAGATCCCCCTGAAGCCGAGTGCAGAAGTAGCCCCAGTGACCTTGTTCAGCAGGAGGCAACAGACAAAACCGTGacagaagagaagcagatgTACCTTGAAGTTGGTGTGGAATACAAagctcctttttctgctttgcatacGAAGAGCCTCCATCTGTCAGCGATAGAGGGTTTCAGAGGTCACAACGAAGGGGCATCCAAAAATTACCTAACCAGCATACAAAAGCTTCGAGAGAGCAAGGAGCAGATGGCTGTAGTTTCTGAGCCCATCCTGAATGCAAGGAGGGACACAGAGCTGGCGCTGCACCAGTTCTTGCTCCACACCTCCAAAAGCCAACCCATCTGTCTATCCCAGGCctctggcaggagcaggcaggcaggtgcCATGGGCTTGGAGTGGTTTCCAGACTTATATCCTAATTATGATGGGCTGAGTATTTTTCCAGGGAAGCCTTTCCAAGAAGACATGGGCATCACAATGAAGACAGCAAGGGGCAATTTCTCAGAGGGGCAACAAGGTAACGTGAGAAAAGTCTCTGCTGCCGAGATTTACTGCACTGTCAGGCTAAACTGTCCCATGTGA
- the C5H17orf80 gene encoding uncharacterized protein C17orf80 homolog isoform X1: MAAAPAGKELCPYCHRPFKRLRSHLPHCKAAPGSATGSAPGLGPGPGLGPAAGPSAPGSGSGSDGAGLAAAGQGAGSRPRVGKSGKRLPSSSVGQGLAGAVPREAAAGRAEKDAAAWKGQKVAAEQGGRSSPGLCHQSNRGRAEQKVEPAVQEVAASLDLLPEEVKDIPKKLSKGVKIVIEKHRARVIREKSGSRGRDASAGSHGTHRSPVEGPDRGSAADRADAAQPDPQEGITVPDTAKTETCGLGAMENKSVSSKGEKGSSLKATKIPTLQDPPEAECRSSPSDLVQQEATDKTVTEEKQMYLEVGVEYKAPFSALHTKSLHLSAIEGFRGHNEGASKNYLTSIQKLRESKEQMAVVSEPILNARRDTELALHQFLLHTSKSQPICLSQASGRSRQAGAMGLEWFPDLYPNYDGLSIFPGKPFQEDMGITMKTARGNFSEGQQGPLSERRLMDVRLRELPAWLATCDFSLQGLLGGVQKAWSSYYDKYINVKRGGPAGISMLLAGYCLLSYGWNYQHIKSHRWRKYH, from the exons ATGGCGGCGGCACCGGCGGGGAAAGAGCTGTGCCCGTACTGCCACAGGCCCTTCAAACGGCTCCGCTCCCACCTCCCGCACTGCAAGGCCGCGCCCGGCTCAGCCACCGGTAGCGCCCCGGGGCtaggcccaggcccaggcctAGGCCCGGCCGCCGGGCCCTCCGCGCCCGGGAGCGGCTCTGGTTCGGACGGAGCCGGCCTCGCTGCCGCCGGGCAGGGGGCAGGTAGCAGGCCGCGGGTGGGTAAGAGCGGCAAACGGCTGCCCAGCTCCAgcgtggggcaggggctggccgGTGCGGTCCCCCGGGAAGCGGCGGCGGGACGCGCAGAGAAGGATGCGGCGGCCTGGAAGGGGCAGAAGGTCGCGGCCGAGCAGGGTGGAAGGTCCAGCCCTGGGCTTTGCCACCAATCCAACAGAGGCCGCGCAGAACAGAAGGTGGAACCCGCAGTACAGGAGGTAGCCGCGTCCCTTGATTTGCTCCCCGAGGAGGTTAAAGATATACCCAAAAAGCTGAGTAAAGGAGTGAAAATAGTAATAGAGAAGCACCGCGCCAGGGTGATCAGGGAGAAGAGCGGTTCCAGGGGCAGGGATGCTTCAGCAGGGAGCCACGGCACACACAGGTCACCTGTGGAAGGGCCGGATCGAGGCAGCGCTGCTGACCGCGCTGACGCAGCCCAGCCTGACCCACAGGAGGGAATAACTGTTCCAGATACTGCAAAAACAGAGACGTGCGGGCTTGGAGCCATGGAGAACAAGTCTGTGAGctcaaagggagaaaaaggcagTAGTTTAAAGGCAACGAAAATACCCACACTTCAAGATCCCCCTGAAGCCGAGTGCAGAAGTAGCCCCAGTGACCTTGTTCAGCAGGAGGCAACAGACAAAACCGTGacagaagagaagcagatgTACCTTGAAGTTGGTGTGGAATACAAagctcctttttctgctttgcatacGAAGAGCCTCCATCTGTCAGCGATAGAGGGTTTCAGAGGTCACAACGAAGGGGCATCCAAAAATTACCTAACCAGCATACAAAAGCTTCGAGAGAGCAAGGAGCAGATGGCTGTAGTTTCTGAGCCCATCCTGAATGCAAGGAGGGACACAGAGCTGGCGCTGCACCAGTTCTTGCTCCACACCTCCAAAAGCCAACCCATCTGTCTATCCCAGGCctctggcaggagcaggcaggcaggtgcCATGGGCTTGGAGTGGTTTCCAGACTTATATCCTAATTATGATGGGCTGAGTATTTTTCCAGGGAAGCCTTTCCAAGAAGACATGGGCATCACAATGAAGACAGCAAGGGGCAATTTCTCAGAGGGGCAACAAG GTCCCCTCTCAGAAAGGCGTCTGATGGATGTAAGGCTCAGGGAGCTGCCCGCGTGGCTGGCCACCTGCGACTTTTCTCTTCAGGGGCTGCTTGGAGGAGTGCAGAAAG CCTGGAGCAGCTATTATGACAAATATATCAACGTGAAGAGGGGTGGACCAGCTGGGATCTCTATGCTGCTGGCTGGATACTGCCTCCTCAGCTATGGCTGGAACTATCAGCACATCa AGAGTCATCGCTGGCGTAAATACCACTGA